Proteins encoded by one window of Pseudonocardia sp. HH130629-09:
- a CDS encoding MFS transporter, with protein sequence MYADTTTQGLTPRRRWAALAVLSIAVLVLAVDNTVLYLAVPSLTADLSPTATEILWIGDVYSLALAGLLVVMGSLADRVGRKRLLLVGAAAFGAASLFAALSTSPAMLIVARLLLGVAGATLMPSTLSLIRTVFTDPAERARAVAAWAAAASGGAAVGPLVGGALLEHFSWGSVFLINVPIMVVLIVAGAWLLPESRDPAPGPFDLVSALLSMAAIVPVVWAVKHTVTAGIDVAGVAALAAGLALGALFVRRQRRLTVPLIDVSLFARPAFAGSVFAGFMAVFALIGTLFFFSQYLQLVRGFSPLQAGLGELPTTLSAVAVVAVVGRFSRALGLGRAIAVSLGLVTGGLVAVAVAEGFTSYLWLALALVPLGLGVGLTQTLTTDAVVSSVPPRKAGAASAISETALELGVAMGVAVLGSVVSLIYRDRLTLPTGLDPAARAAVTDSLAAGTNALDPASPVLDGARASFTVAMQTTSLIAAAVTLAAAIVAWRTIPATAGTVTEDAPSRPVTHRGGARRG encoded by the coding sequence ATGTACGCCGACACCACCACCCAGGGGCTCACGCCCCGCCGCCGCTGGGCGGCGCTCGCGGTGCTGTCGATCGCCGTCCTGGTCCTCGCGGTCGACAACACCGTCCTCTACCTCGCCGTGCCCTCGCTGACCGCGGACCTGTCGCCGACGGCGACCGAGATCCTGTGGATCGGCGATGTCTACTCCCTGGCCCTGGCCGGGCTGCTCGTCGTCATGGGGTCGCTGGCCGACCGGGTCGGCCGCAAGCGGCTGCTGCTGGTCGGCGCCGCCGCGTTCGGGGCGGCGTCGCTGTTCGCGGCGCTGTCCACCAGCCCCGCGATGCTCATCGTGGCCCGGCTGCTGCTCGGCGTCGCCGGCGCGACGCTGATGCCCTCGACGCTGTCGCTGATCCGAACCGTGTTCACCGACCCGGCCGAGCGGGCCCGGGCCGTCGCGGCCTGGGCGGCCGCGGCCAGCGGCGGCGCCGCGGTCGGTCCGCTGGTCGGCGGCGCGCTGCTGGAGCACTTCTCCTGGGGCTCGGTGTTCCTGATCAACGTCCCGATCATGGTCGTACTCATCGTGGCCGGGGCGTGGCTGCTGCCCGAGTCGCGCGACCCCGCACCGGGGCCGTTCGACCTGGTGTCGGCGCTGCTGTCGATGGCCGCGATCGTGCCGGTCGTGTGGGCGGTCAAGCACACCGTCACGGCCGGGATCGACGTCGCCGGCGTCGCCGCGCTGGCGGCCGGGCTCGCGCTGGGCGCGCTGTTCGTCCGTCGCCAGCGGCGTCTGACCGTCCCGCTTATCGACGTGTCGCTGTTCGCCCGCCCGGCCTTCGCCGGCTCGGTGTTCGCCGGGTTCATGGCCGTGTTCGCCCTCATCGGGACGCTGTTCTTCTTCTCCCAGTACCTGCAGCTCGTGCGCGGGTTCTCACCGCTGCAGGCCGGTCTCGGGGAGCTGCCGACCACGCTGTCGGCGGTCGCCGTCGTCGCCGTCGTGGGGCGGTTCTCCCGCGCGCTGGGGCTCGGCCGGGCGATCGCGGTGAGCCTCGGGCTGGTCACCGGGGGGCTGGTGGCAGTCGCGGTCGCCGAGGGCTTCACCAGCTACCTGTGGCTGGCGCTGGCCCTGGTCCCGCTGGGGCTCGGCGTCGGCCTGACCCAGACGCTGACCACCGACGCGGTCGTGTCGTCGGTGCCGCCGCGCAAGGCGGGAGCGGCGTCGGCCATCTCCGAGACGGCGCTGGAGCTGGGGGTCGCGATGGGCGTCGCCGTCCTCGGGTCGGTGGTGTCGCTGATCTACCGCGACCGCCTCACGCTGCCCACCGGGCTGGACCCGGCCGCACGGGCCGCGGTGACCGACTCGCTCGCCGCGGGCACGAACGCGCTCGACCCGGCCTCGCCGGTGCTCGACGGTGCCCGTGCCTCGTTCACCGTCGCCATGCAGACCACCTCGCTGATCGCCGCGGCGGTCACCCTGGCCGCGGCGATCGTCGCCTGGCGGACCATCCCGGCGACGGCCGGGACGGTCACGGAGGACGCGCCGTCGCGTCCGGTCACCCACCGGGGCGGAGCGCGCCGGGGGTGA
- a CDS encoding FAD-dependent monooxygenase produces MTSSRHALISGAGIAGSALALRLATYGWRTTVLERTPRRRDEGHNVDVRGAAREVLRRMGLEDAVRAAGTREVGFRVIGDDGRAVAEIPTDPTVPTDGPTAELEILRGELARVLIEAAPASTTFRFGTRITGVEDRGTADGPTRVALDDGTTVTADLVVVAEGLRSRTRDLVFDDVTVRETGMYGAYLTIPRTTDDDAWWNWFHGTGSRGVHLRPDNLGTTRAMLTFLSGVRGLETLGDADVRTVLRRTFADAGWVAPRILRELGDGPDGAPMYFDAVGQVMAPRWSSGRVVLLGDAAHCPSPLGGGGTSLALIGAYVLAGELASRPGDTAGALRRYEELLRPATDRAQKLPPLRLANPRTRAGIQALRTAFRAVASPAGKRVTGLLGATPTGAVDTFGLPDYPAPSSSSVATTSRT; encoded by the coding sequence ATGACCTCCTCCCGGCACGCACTCATCTCCGGCGCCGGCATCGCCGGCTCCGCGCTCGCCCTGCGCCTGGCCACGTACGGCTGGCGCACCACCGTCCTGGAGCGCACGCCGCGCCGGCGCGACGAGGGGCACAACGTCGACGTCCGCGGCGCCGCACGCGAGGTCCTGCGCCGGATGGGGCTGGAGGACGCGGTGCGGGCCGCGGGCACCCGGGAGGTCGGCTTCCGCGTGATCGGCGACGACGGGCGGGCCGTCGCGGAGATCCCGACGGACCCGACCGTGCCGACCGACGGGCCGACCGCCGAGCTGGAGATCCTGCGCGGGGAGCTGGCCCGGGTGCTGATCGAGGCCGCGCCGGCGTCCACGACGTTCCGGTTCGGCACCCGGATCACCGGCGTCGAGGACCGGGGCACCGCCGACGGCCCGACCCGGGTCGCCCTCGACGACGGCACGACCGTCACCGCCGACCTCGTCGTGGTCGCCGAGGGGCTGCGGTCGCGCACCCGCGACCTGGTCTTCGACGACGTCACGGTCCGCGAGACCGGCATGTACGGCGCCTACCTGACGATCCCCCGCACCACCGACGACGACGCCTGGTGGAACTGGTTCCACGGGACCGGCTCGCGCGGTGTGCACCTGCGCCCGGACAACCTGGGCACCACTCGCGCCATGCTGACCTTCCTGTCCGGGGTGCGCGGCCTGGAGACCCTCGGCGACGCCGACGTCCGCACCGTCCTCCGCCGGACCTTCGCCGACGCGGGCTGGGTCGCCCCGCGGATCCTGCGCGAGCTCGGCGACGGGCCGGACGGGGCCCCGATGTACTTCGACGCCGTCGGGCAGGTCATGGCCCCGCGCTGGAGCTCGGGACGGGTGGTGCTGCTCGGCGACGCCGCGCACTGCCCGTCGCCACTGGGCGGCGGGGGCACGAGCCTGGCACTGATCGGCGCCTACGTGCTGGCCGGGGAGCTGGCCTCCCGCCCCGGCGACACCGCGGGCGCACTGCGCCGCTACGAGGAGCTGCTGCGGCCCGCGACCGATCGGGCGCAGAAGCTGCCGCCGCTGAGGCTGGCCAACCCGCGGACCCGGGCCGGGATCCAGGCACTGCGCACCGCGTTCCGGGCCGTCGCGAGCCCGGCCGGGAAACGGGTCACCGGGCTGCTCGGGGCCACGCCGACCGGCGCGGTCGACACGTTCGGTCTCCCGGACTACCCGGCGCCGAGCTCGTCGAGCGTCGCGACGACCTCGCGCACGTAG
- a CDS encoding TetR/AcrR family transcriptional regulator, translating into MGVQREPVRSDARRSRAALLEAAAAEFVTSGVDAPVRAIAARAGVGVGTVYRHFPTRPDLVVAVYRHQVESCAAAARTCLDAGPAPFDALVAWVGEFVDLVVTKHGLVAMLVHDDGRSAALHELFVERLLPAAEEIVRAARDAGQLPSDVTTYEVLRGIGNLCFGADADADPAYDARRAVGFFLAGLRVA; encoded by the coding sequence GTGGGTGTGCAGCGGGAACCGGTGCGGTCCGACGCCCGGCGCAGTCGCGCCGCCCTGCTCGAGGCCGCCGCGGCCGAGTTCGTGACCTCGGGCGTCGACGCGCCGGTCCGGGCGATCGCCGCCCGCGCGGGGGTCGGTGTGGGGACGGTCTACCGGCACTTCCCGACCCGGCCCGACCTGGTGGTCGCCGTCTACCGGCACCAGGTCGAGAGCTGTGCCGCGGCCGCCCGGACCTGCCTGGACGCCGGTCCGGCGCCGTTCGACGCGCTCGTCGCGTGGGTCGGGGAGTTCGTCGACCTGGTCGTCACCAAGCACGGGCTGGTAGCGATGCTCGTCCACGACGACGGCCGTTCCGCCGCCCTGCACGAGCTGTTCGTGGAGCGGCTGCTGCCGGCGGCGGAGGAGATCGTCCGGGCGGCTCGGGATGCCGGGCAGCTGCCGTCCGACGTCACCACCTACGAGGTGCTGCGCGGGATCGGCAACCTGTGCTTCGGTGCCGACGCCGACGCCGACCCTGCCTACGACGCCCGGCGCGCCGTCGGCTTCTTCCTCGCCGGTCTTCGGGTTGCCTAA
- a CDS encoding ABC transporter ATP-binding protein produces the protein MTACVISGIVIELEGVSKVYRTGALELRALDSVDLRVDDGDLVAIMGPSGSGKSTMMNILGCLDVPSSGSYRLDGIDVGRMSDNRLADIRLQKIGFVFQSFNLLPRTTALANVELPLVYAGGRDRRGRARRALERVGLADRGDHRPNELSGGQQQRVAVARALVTDPSMILADEPTGNLDTTSTTDVMNLFVELNESGRTVVLITHEPEVAEFAKRVVTLRDGRIVSDERR, from the coding sequence ATGACGGCGTGCGTAATCTCCGGAATCGTGATCGAACTCGAGGGGGTCTCCAAGGTCTACCGGACCGGAGCCCTCGAGCTGCGCGCACTCGACTCCGTGGACCTGCGCGTCGACGACGGCGACCTCGTCGCGATCATGGGCCCCTCCGGCTCGGGCAAGTCCACGATGATGAACATCCTCGGCTGCCTCGACGTGCCGAGCTCCGGCAGCTACCGACTCGACGGCATCGACGTCGGCCGGATGTCGGACAACCGGCTCGCCGACATCCGGCTGCAGAAGATCGGCTTCGTCTTCCAGTCGTTCAACCTGCTGCCGCGCACCACCGCGCTGGCCAACGTGGAGCTGCCCCTGGTCTACGCCGGCGGGCGCGACCGCCGGGGCCGGGCGCGGCGCGCACTGGAGCGGGTCGGGCTCGCCGACCGCGGCGACCACCGGCCCAACGAGCTCTCCGGCGGCCAGCAGCAGCGCGTCGCGGTGGCCCGCGCACTGGTCACCGACCCGTCGATGATCCTGGCCGACGAGCCGACCGGGAACCTCGACACCACCTCGACCACCGACGTGATGAACCTGTTCGTGGAGCTCAACGAGTCCGGCCGCACGGTCGTGCTGATCACCCACGAACCCGAGGTCGCCGAGTTCGCCAAGCGGGTCGTGACCCTGCGCGACGGCCGGATCGTGAGTGACGAGCGCCGATGA
- a CDS encoding ABC transporter permease, whose amino-acid sequence MTIWESARIAVRGLRAGPLRSLLTMLGIIIGVAAVIVLVAFGNGLQRFVADAFGPLANQIQITPDRGGISGTGTPRDLTDADVRALRDRASAPATASVSPSVTGSAQLQLAGGGSVRSGVTGADADYLDIANRELVVGSFFDDRQATTRAKVVVLGPNPVATLFGGRAGEALGSEVRIGRTSFRVIGVLAANGQQDDVAVMPLGAARAYLTGGGDDVDQITVRAVSTDAVPQAVEQVTTILDERHRIDDPQDRDYTVTALQSLLDQSSQVLSFVTIFVAAVAGISLLVGSIGVANIMLVTVTERTREIGIRKAIGARRRAILQQFLIEAMVLTGIGGVIGILLGVGVSALAGIVLPRLVPDFPAPTVSAGSVVLAFGVSLLIGLLAGGFPANRAARMRPIDALRHQ is encoded by the coding sequence ATGACGATCTGGGAGTCCGCGCGGATCGCGGTACGGGGCCTGCGTGCCGGGCCGCTGCGGTCGCTGCTGACGATGCTCGGGATCATCATCGGGGTCGCCGCGGTGATCGTGCTGGTCGCGTTCGGCAACGGGCTGCAGCGCTTCGTCGCCGACGCGTTCGGGCCGCTCGCCAACCAGATCCAGATCACCCCGGACCGCGGCGGCATCAGCGGCACCGGCACCCCGCGCGATCTCACCGACGCCGACGTCCGCGCCCTGCGCGACCGGGCGTCCGCCCCGGCGACCGCCTCGGTCAGCCCATCGGTGACCGGCTCGGCGCAGCTGCAGCTGGCCGGCGGCGGGAGCGTCCGCAGCGGCGTGACCGGCGCCGACGCCGACTACCTCGACATCGCCAACCGGGAGCTCGTCGTCGGGTCGTTCTTCGACGACCGGCAGGCCACGACCCGGGCGAAGGTCGTGGTGCTCGGCCCCAACCCGGTGGCCACCCTGTTCGGCGGCCGCGCCGGCGAGGCGCTCGGCTCGGAGGTGCGGATCGGGCGCACCTCGTTCCGGGTGATCGGCGTGCTCGCGGCCAACGGGCAGCAGGACGACGTCGCGGTCATGCCGCTGGGTGCCGCACGGGCCTATCTGACCGGCGGCGGCGACGACGTCGACCAGATCACCGTGCGGGCGGTGTCCACCGACGCGGTGCCGCAGGCGGTCGAGCAGGTCACCACGATCCTCGACGAACGGCACCGCATCGACGACCCGCAGGACCGCGACTACACCGTCACCGCGCTGCAGAGCCTGCTCGACCAGTCCTCGCAGGTCCTGAGCTTCGTGACGATCTTCGTCGCGGCGGTCGCGGGCATCTCGCTGCTGGTCGGGAGCATCGGCGTCGCCAACATCATGCTGGTCACGGTGACCGAACGGACCCGCGAGATCGGCATCCGCAAGGCCATCGGCGCACGCCGCCGCGCGATCCTGCAGCAGTTCCTCATCGAGGCGATGGTCCTGACCGGCATCGGCGGGGTCATCGGGATCCTGCTCGGCGTCGGTGTGTCCGCGCTGGCCGGGATCGTCCTGCCCCGCCTCGTGCCCGACTTCCCCGCCCCGACGGTGTCGGCCGGATCGGTGGTGCTCGCCTTCGGGGTGAGCCTGCTGATCGGGCTGCTCGCCGGCGGTTTCCCCGCCAACCGGGCCGCACGGATGCGGCCCATCGACGCACTGCGGCACCAGTGA
- a CDS encoding TetR/AcrR family transcriptional regulator — MGRTTGRSPEDTRRLVLDAAASAIRTHGIGATLDLVAREAGISKGGLVYHFPSKTALLVALAQMELDAFWDAVHAHLDEPEGTPGRLVRAYVRTSLAPVDEGEALERFTLIAQLLAVPEVLDLARVDDERWQAALAGDGVPEATRTLVLAAADGIGGRPLWAADLEPAVRERLEADLLDMVDAALRTPPAER; from the coding sequence ATGGGTCGCACGACCGGACGGTCCCCGGAGGACACTCGCAGGCTGGTGCTCGACGCCGCCGCGTCCGCCATCCGCACGCACGGCATCGGGGCGACGCTCGACCTCGTCGCGCGGGAGGCCGGGATCTCCAAGGGCGGACTCGTCTACCACTTCCCCAGCAAGACCGCGCTGCTCGTCGCCCTGGCGCAAATGGAGCTCGACGCGTTCTGGGACGCCGTGCACGCCCACCTCGACGAACCCGAGGGCACCCCCGGACGGCTGGTGCGCGCCTACGTGCGGACCAGCCTGGCACCGGTCGACGAGGGCGAGGCCCTGGAACGGTTCACCCTGATCGCCCAGCTGCTCGCGGTGCCCGAGGTCCTCGACCTCGCCCGGGTGGACGACGAGCGCTGGCAGGCCGCGCTCGCCGGGGACGGGGTGCCGGAGGCGACGCGCACGCTGGTCCTCGCCGCCGCCGACGGGATCGGCGGACGACCGCTGTGGGCGGCGGACCTGGAACCGGCGGTGCGGGAGCGCCTGGAGGCCGACCTGCTGGACATGGTGGACGCGGCGCTGCGCACGCCGCCGGCCGAGCGCTGA
- a CDS encoding 2Fe-2S iron-sulfur cluster-binding protein, whose product MDSTISLTVDGRRHELTVDTRTTVLDALRDRLGVTSAKKGCDHGQCGACTVLLAGPGEQGPGRRVLSCLSLAVAHDDAAVTTADGLGDGTDLHPLAEAFVTHDAYQCGYCTPGQICSAVGMLDEARAGHPSAVTSDLSADGPAVLDRAEIAERLSGNLCRCAAYSGIVSAVSAVSAVSAVSAVSTGAGASR is encoded by the coding sequence GTGGACTCCACGATCTCCCTCACCGTCGACGGCCGTCGCCACGAGCTGACGGTCGACACCCGCACCACCGTCCTCGACGCGCTGCGTGACCGGCTCGGCGTGACCAGCGCCAAGAAGGGCTGCGACCACGGCCAGTGCGGTGCGTGCACCGTCCTGCTGGCCGGGCCCGGCGAGCAGGGGCCGGGCCGCCGCGTGCTGTCCTGCCTCTCGCTCGCCGTCGCCCACGACGACGCCGCGGTCACCACCGCCGACGGCCTCGGTGACGGCACGGACCTGCACCCGCTCGCCGAGGCCTTCGTGACCCACGACGCCTACCAGTGCGGCTACTGCACCCCCGGCCAGATCTGCTCGGCCGTCGGGATGCTGGACGAGGCCCGCGCCGGGCACCCCAGCGCGGTCACCTCCGACCTGTCCGCCGACGGGCCCGCCGTGCTGGACCGTGCCGAGATCGCCGAGCGCCTGTCCGGGAACCTGTGCCGCTGCGCGGCCTACTCCGGCATCGTCAGCGCCGTCAGCGCCGTCAGCGCCGTCAGCGCCGTCAGCGCCGTGAGCACCGGAGCGGGGGCGTCGCGGTGA
- a CDS encoding FAD binding domain-containing protein, translating into MKPFAYTRPGDAAAAVATVAADPSAVYLAGGTNLVDHLKLGVAGPGTLVDVTGLLSTAITPTADGGLSIGAGARNTDVAVDPRVRRDYPALSAALLAGASGQLRNMATTGGNLLQRTRCSYFADLTAPCTKRDPGQGWAAQQGWARHHAILGAPEGGCIATHPSDMAVALAAFDARVHLLGPDGERTVAATELHRLPGDDPSRDTVLEHGELITSVELPALPVAARSAYRKVRDRASYAFALVSVAAALDVADDGTVRDVRIALGGVAHRPWRAHRAEQALLGGPATDEAFRAAAAAETADARAVDTAVGGNAFKIPLVAGTVTATLRGLAAHRTEAA; encoded by the coding sequence GTGAAGCCGTTCGCCTACACCCGCCCCGGCGACGCCGCGGCCGCCGTCGCGACCGTCGCCGCCGACCCGTCCGCCGTCTACCTGGCCGGGGGCACCAACCTCGTCGACCACCTCAAGCTGGGCGTGGCGGGCCCGGGCACGCTCGTCGACGTCACCGGGCTGCTGTCCACCGCGATCACCCCGACCGCCGACGGCGGCCTGTCCATCGGCGCGGGCGCCCGCAACACCGACGTCGCCGTGGACCCGCGAGTCCGGCGCGACTACCCGGCGCTGTCCGCGGCGCTGCTCGCCGGGGCCTCGGGGCAGCTGCGGAACATGGCGACGACCGGTGGGAACCTGCTGCAGCGCACCCGCTGCTCCTACTTCGCCGATCTCACCGCGCCCTGCACGAAGCGCGACCCGGGGCAGGGCTGGGCCGCGCAGCAGGGCTGGGCCCGCCACCACGCGATCCTCGGCGCGCCCGAGGGCGGCTGCATCGCGACCCACCCGTCGGACATGGCGGTCGCCCTGGCCGCGTTCGACGCCAGAGTGCACCTCCTCGGCCCGGACGGGGAGCGCACCGTCGCCGCGACCGAGCTGCACCGGCTGCCCGGCGACGACCCGTCCCGCGACACCGTGCTGGAGCACGGGGAGCTGATCACCTCGGTCGAGCTGCCCGCACTGCCGGTCGCCGCGCGCTCGGCCTACCGCAAGGTCCGCGACCGCGCCTCCTACGCGTTCGCGCTGGTGTCGGTGGCCGCGGCCCTCGACGTCGCCGACGACGGCACCGTCCGCGACGTGCGGATCGCCCTCGGCGGGGTCGCGCACCGGCCGTGGCGGGCGCACCGCGCCGAGCAGGCGCTGCTCGGCGGGCCCGCCACCGACGAGGCGTTCCGGGCCGCCGCGGCGGCCGAGACCGCCGACGCCCGTGCCGTGGACACCGCCGTCGGCGGCAACGCCTTCAAGATCCCGCTGGTGGCCGGCACGGTCACCGCCACCCTGCGCGGCCTCGCCGCGCACCGGACGGAGGCCGCATGA
- a CDS encoding MarR family winged helix-turn-helix transcriptional regulator yields the protein MHGSLGPTELTRRLDLRPASTTALIDRLEAAGHLERVLDPQDRRRVTVRSREESFRTRLAQWEPAVRALDDVARRLSDDEGAVVERYVREVVATLDELGAG from the coding sequence GTGCACGGCTCGCTCGGGCCGACCGAGCTGACCCGGCGGCTCGACCTGCGGCCGGCTTCGACCACCGCGCTGATCGACCGGCTCGAGGCGGCAGGTCACCTGGAGCGGGTGCTCGACCCGCAGGACCGCCGCCGCGTCACCGTGCGCTCGCGGGAGGAGTCCTTCCGTACGCGGCTCGCGCAGTGGGAGCCGGCCGTCCGGGCCCTTGACGACGTCGCCCGCCGCCTCTCCGACGACGAGGGCGCGGTCGTCGAGCGCTACGTGCGCGAGGTCGTCGCGACGCTCGACGAGCTCGGCGCCGGGTAG
- a CDS encoding HlyD family efflux transporter periplasmic adaptor subunit, giving the protein MTRLRLAGSLLLAGLVGLTACSGGEQPPPTAVVDRGVVSTGVSASGSLVSITQQNLGFTEGGRITELLVEVGETVAAGQPLARLDDAEARSQVVAAQAALDQQQASLGKLTGANTVEAAQTSLGSAESVLAATRDQVGAQNAANDTAVERAKVQLAFDRKQLAAAQEKLDTDRRACKRSGGSTATATPDPASPEPDAASSGGGLLGGLSGGSGTSGGSGLGAATTDPACTAVAADEQAVTAAKGQVIATQTALAQAEGTRDTGAASGRVSIANAESAVADARSQLTGANNDAPADVAVQDAVVADARNTLADAQRGLDDTLLRAPVAGTVSAINGAVGDVVPAASSTTALAPGSDARIPQAVGSASAASGAAGATGGGASAAGGAPFITLNDLQTYQLVVPFEESDAARVAPNQTVDVTVDALPGVSLPATVVAVAPTATQLSGVVSYYATVVLNRTAPQLRDGQTAQADVRTEARNGVLRVPNTAVRQEGGRSVVDVPGDDGAPVTRQFVPGLVGDQFTEVRSGLDDGQQVLLPQATVQATPGGPGGGGPGGGGAGGN; this is encoded by the coding sequence ATGACCCGACTGCGGCTCGCGGGCAGCCTGCTGCTCGCCGGACTCGTCGGCCTCACGGCCTGCAGCGGCGGGGAGCAACCGCCGCCGACGGCCGTCGTCGACCGGGGTGTGGTCTCCACCGGGGTGTCGGCGTCGGGCTCGCTGGTGTCCATCACCCAGCAGAACCTCGGGTTCACCGAGGGCGGCCGGATCACCGAGCTGCTGGTCGAGGTCGGCGAGACCGTCGCGGCGGGGCAGCCGCTGGCCCGGCTGGACGACGCCGAGGCCCGGTCGCAGGTCGTCGCCGCGCAGGCCGCCCTGGACCAGCAGCAGGCGTCGCTGGGCAAGCTGACCGGCGCGAACACCGTCGAGGCCGCACAGACGTCGCTGGGCTCGGCCGAGTCGGTGCTCGCCGCGACCCGCGACCAGGTCGGTGCGCAGAACGCCGCGAACGACACCGCCGTCGAGCGGGCGAAGGTCCAGCTGGCCTTCGACCGCAAGCAGCTCGCCGCGGCCCAGGAGAAGCTGGATACCGACCGGCGGGCCTGCAAGCGCTCCGGTGGCAGCACCGCGACGGCCACCCCGGACCCGGCCAGCCCGGAGCCCGACGCCGCGTCCTCCGGCGGCGGCCTGCTCGGCGGCCTGTCCGGCGGGTCCGGCACGTCGGGCGGGTCCGGACTCGGCGCGGCCACGACCGACCCGGCCTGCACCGCCGTCGCCGCCGACGAGCAGGCCGTGACGGCGGCGAAGGGCCAGGTCATCGCCACCCAGACGGCGCTGGCGCAGGCCGAGGGCACCCGCGACACCGGGGCCGCCTCCGGCCGGGTCTCGATCGCGAACGCCGAGAGCGCGGTCGCCGACGCCCGCTCCCAGCTCACCGGGGCGAACAACGACGCACCGGCCGACGTCGCGGTGCAGGACGCCGTGGTCGCCGACGCCCGCAACACCCTCGCCGACGCCCAGCGCGGCCTGGACGACACGCTGCTGCGCGCCCCGGTAGCCGGCACCGTGTCCGCGATCAACGGCGCGGTCGGCGACGTCGTGCCCGCCGCGAGCTCCACGACCGCGCTCGCCCCCGGCTCCGACGCCCGGATCCCGCAGGCCGTCGGGTCGGCGTCGGCGGCATCGGGTGCCGCGGGGGCCACCGGGGGCGGCGCGTCCGCGGCCGGCGGGGCTCCGTTCATCACCCTCAACGACCTGCAGACCTACCAGCTGGTCGTCCCGTTCGAGGAGAGCGACGCGGCCCGGGTCGCGCCGAACCAGACGGTCGACGTCACGGTCGACGCACTGCCCGGGGTGAGCCTGCCCGCGACCGTGGTGGCCGTCGCGCCGACCGCGACACAGCTCTCCGGCGTCGTGAGCTACTACGCGACCGTCGTGCTGAACCGCACCGCCCCCCAGCTGCGCGACGGCCAGACCGCACAGGCCGACGTGCGCACCGAGGCCCGCAACGGGGTGCTGCGTGTGCCCAACACCGCCGTCCGGCAGGAGGGCGGGCGCTCGGTCGTCGACGTGCCCGGCGACGACGGCGCCCCGGTGACCCGGCAGTTCGTCCCCGGCCTGGTCGGTGACCAGTTCACCGAGGTCCGCTCCGGCCTGGACGACGGCCAGCAGGTCCTGCTGCCGCAGGCCACCGTCCAGGCGACCCCGGGCGGCCCGGGCGGAGGTGGCCCCGGCGGGGGCGGCGCGGGCGGGAACTGA